The window CATCCTGATCCTCCAAGCTCCTGCAAGAACTGCCCCGGGGTTTGTACCCTGATACTAAACCGAGCAACCCCACGGAAGTGACGAAGGTTGAACGTGACGATGGTGTCACAAGCCCCGGCGACCGCAGCCTCCAGTACAAGATCATCTTTCGGGTCCGGCAGAAGCGGCCGCCACAGATAGTAGATCGGTTGCTGGCGGGCGACAGAGCACAAGTGATCCAAGATCTCGGTTAGCTCGGCCCGGCTGAAGACTAACTGTTGGTTCGGGCGCGTAGCCGCGTCTTCGTATTCGAGTATGAGTGGCACCGAGAGCACGAGCTCGAAGACCCCTGTGCCCACCAGGCTGAGCAGCTTGTGCGAAGCTCCAAGTCGGGAGCGTAGCCCGGAAACGAACACGTTCGTATCCAGGACAATGAGTCGCATGTGATATCATATGTGATGTATCGCTTGGGGTCAATTGAGAAGTTGAATTGGATGGTGTGCGCCACGTAACAGGCTGCCCGCGCGCACCCGGCAATGGCTCAGCGTCTAATTGGCACTCCCCCGCCCGTAGATGGCCCGGACCCGCTCCGTGGTGTCCGCCTCCGCGGGTGACTTGTCCGGCCGGTAGCGCTTCACCCTGGCGAAGCGCAGCGCGAGCCCGCCCGGGTAGCGGGGGCTGGCCTGCACGCCTTCGAACGCCACCTCGACGACCAGCTCGGGGCGGACGTGCACGATGTGCCCTTCACGCCCCAGCTCCCGCCTCAGCAGCTCCCGGGTCTGCCAGGCCAGCATCTCGTCCGTCAGACCCTTGAAGGTCTTGCCCAGCATGACATATCCGCCGGTGTCGGGATCGCACGCGCCCAGGTGCAGGTTGCTGAGCCAGCCGCGCCGGCGGCCGTGCCCCCATTCGGCGGCCAGCACGACCAGGTCGAGCGTGTCCGCCTCCTTCACCTTGAGCCAGCTCCCGCCGCGCCGGCCCGCGTCGTAGGTCGCCTCGAGCGACTTGGCCACCACCCCCTCGTGCCCCACCCGCCGCGCCGCGCGCAGGAACTCCGCCGCCGCGCCGGCATCCCTGGTGATCAAACGAGGCACGCGCATGGCCGGGAGGACCAGCGCCTCGAGCGCCCGGAACCGGTCCCCGGCGGGCCGGTCGAGCAGGGACTCCCCGTCGGCG is drawn from Gemmatimonadota bacterium and contains these coding sequences:
- a CDS encoding putative toxin-antitoxin system toxin component, PIN family, translated to MRLIVLDTNVFVSGLRSRLGASHKLLSLVGTGVFELVLSVPLILEYEDAATRPNQQLVFSRAELTEILDHLCSVARQQPIYYLWRPLLPDPKDDLVLEAAVAGACDTIVTFNLRHFRGVARFSIRVQTPGQFLQELGGSG